From Salvia splendens isolate huo1 chromosome 3, SspV2, whole genome shotgun sequence, a single genomic window includes:
- the LOC121794872 gene encoding late embryogenesis abundant protein 47-like gives MNQEQPSKHVQDTINEFNAQEAATHPQTSSRKAHSNVVASQKELVGVQGIKEIESSPLGSRTEQRGEITIGEALEATALTAGHRPVDYSDAAAIQAAEVRATGRTNIVPGGVAAAAQSAATRNARLANDEDKTKLGEILSDATSKLPSDKPVTRRDAEGVIGAELRNDPNLCTRPGGVAASIAAAARLNQTNASINNQNKTN, from the exons atGAACCAAGAACAACCAAGCAAGCATGTTCAAGACACAATTAACGAATTTAATGCTCAAGAAGCGGCCACCCATCCTCAAACCTCCTCTCGTAAAGCTCATAGCAATGTCGTCGCTAGCCAGAAAGAACTCGTTGGCGTTCag GGGATCAAGGAGATCGAGTCAAGCCCACTAGGGTCACGGACAGAGCAGCGAGGGGAAATCACCATCGGTGAAGCACTCGAGGCAACTGCTCTCACGGCTGGCCACCGCCCTGTTGACTACAGCGACGCTGCCGCCATACAGGCCGCCGAGGTTAGGGCCACCGGCCGTACCAATATAGTACCGGGCGGTGTCGCTGCGGCTGCTCAATCCGCTGCTACTCGCAACGCTCGGTTGGCTAACGATGAGGACAAGACCAAGCTCGGAGAGATTCTTTCG GATGCAACTTCAAAGCTACCGTCAGACAAGCCGGTGACGCGCAGAGATGCAGAGGGAGTGATCGGCGCTGAGCTGAGGAACGATCCTAACCTATGCACCCGCCCGGGTGGCGTAGCAGCCTCCATCGCTGCTGCGGCCAGGCTTAACCAGACAAATGCTTCTATAAATAATCAAAACAAAACCAACTAG
- the LOC121793432 gene encoding zeta-carotene desaturase, chloroplastic/chromoplastic-like — MAASSASLCLPANGNRSGFRIGSSAKQLNRVRRVTIRSDLDSNVSDMRTNAPKGLFPPEPEHYRGPKLKVAIIGAGLAGMSTAVELLDQGHEVDIYDSRSFIGGKVGSYVDKKGNHIEMGLHVFFGCYNNLFRLLKKVGGEKNLLVKDHTHTFVNKGGEIGELDFRLPIGAPLHGINAFLTTNQLEPYDKARNALALALSPVVRALVDPDGAMRDIRDLDNISFSDWFMSKGGTRKSIQKMWDPVSYALGFIDCDNISARCMLTIFSLFATKTEASLLRMLKGSPDVYLSGPIKDYILAKGGRFHMRWGCREILYDKAADGSVYVKGLAMSKATQKQIIKADVYVAACDVPGIKRLLPRSWRDSKFFDNIYKLVGVPVVTVQLRYNGWVTELRDLERARQLRKAAGLDNLLYTPDADFSCFADLALSSPENYYLEGHGSLLQCVLTPGDPYMRLPNEEIIRRVSKQVLELFPSSQGLEVTWSSVVKIAQSLYREGPGKDPFRPDQKTPIKNFFLAGSYTKQDYIDSMEGATLSGRQASAYICDAGEELVELRNALAVTSEELTLV, encoded by the exons ATGGCTGCTTCTTCCGCTTCTCTTTGCCTTCCTGCAAATGGGAACCGCTCGGGTTTCCGTATTGGATCATCTGCTAAACAGCTCAATAGAGTCCGCAGGGTCACCATCCGCTCTGATTTGGACTCCAATGTTTCCGACATGAGAACTAATG CTCCAAAAGGTTTATTTCCACCAGAACCTGAGCATTACCGCGGCCCGAAGCTAAAAGTGGCGATTATCGGAGCTGGGCTTgctggcatgtcgactgcagtGGAGCTTTTGGACCAAGGCCATGAG GTGGATATATATGACTCGAGGTCTTTCATAGGTGGAAAAGTTGGTTCTTATGTAGACAAAAAGGGTAATCATATTGAAATGGGACTGCACGTTTTCTTTGGATGCTACAACAATCTGTTTCGTTTATTGAAAAAG GTTGGAGGTGAGAAAAATCTGCTTGTGAAGGATCATACTCACACTTTTGTCAACAAAGGCGGTGAAATTGGTG AACTTGATTTCCGCCTACCAATTGGAGCGCCACTTCATGGAATTAACGCATTCTTGACGACTAATCAGCTCGAG CCTTATGATAAAGCAAGAAACGCACTGGCACTCGCCCTTAGTCCAGTTGTAAGGGCCCTTGTTGATCCAGATGGAGCTATGCGGGACATACGGGATCTAGATAAT ATTAGCTTCTCGGATTGGTTTATGTCTAAAGGGGGGACTCGCAAGAGCATCCAGAAGATGTGGGATCCTGTTTCTTATGCCCTGGGATTCATCGACTGTGATAATATTAGCGCACGCTGTATGCTCACTATATTTTCACTTTTTGCTACTAAAACCGAGGCCTCCCTACTCCGTATGCTTAAAGGTTCTCCAGATGTTTATTTGAGTGGTCCTATCAAAGACTATATCTTGGCAAAGGGTGGCAG GTTCCATATGAGGTGGGGATGCAGAGAAATCCTATACGATAAAGCTGCTGATGGAAGTGTATATGTAAAGGGGCTAGCCATGTCAAAG GCTACTCAAAAGCAAATCATAAAAGCTGATGTTTATGTAGCAG CTTGTGATGTCCCCGGAATTAAAAGATTACTTCCCCGGAGCTGGAGGGACTCGAAATTCTTTgacaatatttataaattggtGGGAGTACCCGTTGTGACAGTGCAACTGCGATATAATGGTTGGGTTACAGAGCTAAGGGACTTGGAACGTGCAAG GCAATTGAGGAAAGCTGCAGGCCTGGACAACCTACTTTACACTCCGGATGCAGATTTCTCATGTTTTGCAGACCTTGCCCTCTCGTCACCAGAGAATTATTACCTCGAGGGCCATGGCTCCTTGCTTCA ATGTGTACTTACTCCTGGGGACCCTTACATGCGTCTACCGAATGAGGAAATCATACGGAGAGTGTCAAAGCAG GTTTTGGAGCTCTTCCCATCTTCACAAGGTCTGGAGGTTACCTGGTCATCTGTTGTAAAAATTGCACAGTCGTTGTATCGAGAAGGGCCAGGTAAGGATCCATTTAGACCAGACCAGAAGACACCAATCAAGAACTTCTTCCTGGCTGGCTCCTACACTAAACAG GATTACATCGATAGCATGGAAGGAGCGACACTGTCGGGTAGACAAGCATCGGCCTACATATGCGACGCAGGAGAAGAGCTGGTGGAGCTACGGAATGCTCTTGCTGTCACATCGGAGGAGCTAACACTTGTCTGA
- the LOC121795347 gene encoding aspartic proteinase 36-like isoform X1, whose protein sequence is MAWVLTLAILFFTTAVSAAVFRSNSPDYHSLTFLNNTITRGNAMILPLFFKQHALKDHFFTRRHLHASTIPHARMPLHDDLLLNGYYTTRLWIGTPPQRFALIVDTGSTVTYVPCSTCEQCGKHQDPKFQPESSITYEPLKCNIDCNCDTDREQCIYERQYAEMSSSSGVLGVDIISFGNLSDLQPQRATFGCENMETGDLYSQHADGIMGLGRGDLSIVDQLVDKGVISDSFSLCYGGMDVGGGSMVLGGISSPKEMVFSNSDPVRSPYYNIELNEIRVAGKKLPLNPKVFDGKHGTVLDSGTTYAYLPQAAFEAFKAAILKEAQSLKTIQGPDPNYNDICFSGAGSDAAQLSKAFPSAEMVFGNGQKLLLAPENYLFRHSKVHGAYCLGIFQNGKESTTLLGGIIVRNTLVTYDREHEKIGFWKTNCSELWERLHLSPASSSLPSDTDEVNSTTGMNPKLAPTGPPQPQTPGAGDVKIGLIKFSMLLTINYTELKPHIPELVQSIGKDLDVKPSQVQLTNYTAWGNETLLKWAIYPAQSDDYISNSTATKILSRLSGNELHLPDSFGSYKLSEWSMEPPPKRTWWKQHYLALVIAFSVVVVIGLVASGGWFIWRRKQRQAEVPYKPVDSVVAEQELQPLQN, encoded by the exons ATGGCTTGGGTACTGACTCTCGCCATCCTCTTCTTCACCACCGCCGTCTCCGCCGCTGTATTTCGATCGAATTCTCCGGATTACCATTCGCTTACATTCCTCAATAACACCATTACCAGAGGCAACGCCATGATCTTGCCCCTCTTTTTCAAGCAGCACGCCCTCAAGGATCACTTTTTCACCCGCCGCCATCTCCACGCAAGCACCATCCCCCATGCTCGCATGCCTCTCCATGACGATCTCCTCCTTAACGG CTATTACACCACTCGGCTCTGGATCGGGACTCCGCCGCAGCGTTTCGCCCTCATAGTTGATACTGGCAGTACTGTTACTTATGTTCCTTGCTCCACTTGTGAACAGTGTGGAAAGCATCAG GATCCAAAGTTCCAACCGGAGTCGTCTATCACATATGAACCTCTAAAGTGCAATATTGATTGCAATTGCGATACTGATAGAGAACAATGTATTTATGAAAGACAATATGCTGAAATGAGTTCGAGCAGTGGGGTCTTGGGAGTAGACATAATTTCATTTGGCAATCTAAGTGATCTACAACCGCAACGAGCTACTTTTGGATGTGAGAATATGGAAACAGGGGATCTTTACAGCCAACATGCTGATGGGATAATGGGTTTAGGTCGTGGAGATCTTAGTATCGTGGATCAGCTTGTTGATAAAGGTGTAATCAGTGATTCATTCTCGTTATGCTATGGTGGAATGGATGTGGGTGGTGGTTCAATGGTTCTTGGAGGAATTTCCTCTCCTAAGGAGATGGTTTTTTCAAATTCCGACCCTGTTCGCAG TCCATATTACAATATAGAGCTGAATGAGATTCGTGTTGCTGGGAAAAAGCTGCCTCTAAATCCCAAGGTTTTTGATGGCAAACATGGAACTGTTCTGGATAGTGGCACAACCTATGCTTATCTTCCACAAGCTGCATTTGAGGCCTTTAAAGCAGCT attTTGAAGGAAGCCCAATCCCTCAAAACAATACAAGGGCCTGACCCTAACTATAATGATATCTGCTTCTCAGGCGCTGGAAG TGATGCTGCACAACTTTCAAAAGCTTTTCCATCCGCTGAAATGGTATTTGGTAATGGACAAAAGCTGTTGTTGGCCCCCGAAAATTATCTGTTCAGG CACTCGAAGGTCCATGGTGCATACTGTCTTGGGATCTTCCAGAATGGAAAGGAGTCAACTACTCTTTTGGGAG GTATAATTGTCCGGAATACACTTGTAACGTATGACCGTGAGCATGAGAAGATTGGTTTCTGGAAAACCAATTGCTCCGAGTTATGGGAGAGACTTCACTTATCGCCTGCCTCATCATCTCTTCCTTCAGACACAGATGAGGTGAACTCAACCACGGGCATGAATCCTAAACTTGCCCCAACTGGACCCCCTCAACCCCAAACTCCAG GTGCAGGAGATGTTAAAATTGGCTTGATAAAATTCTCTATGTTGTTGACCATCAACTACACGGAGCTGAAGCCTCACATCCCAGAACTTGTTCAGTCAATTGGAAAGGATTTAGATGTTAAGCCCTCTCAG GTTCAGTTGACGAACTACACTGCTTGGGGGAATGAGACGCTGTTAAAATGGGCTATTTATCCAGCACAATCTGATGATTATATCTCCAATAGTACCGCTACG AAAATTTTATCCAGGTTGAGTGGAAATGAGTTGCATCTCCCTGATAGTTTTGGAAGCTACAAATTGTCTGAATGGAGCATGGAGCCACCACCTAAGAG GACATGGTGGAAACAGCATTATTTGGCTTTGGTCATAGCATTTTCTGTAGTGGTTGTAATTGGACTAGTGGCATCTGGGGGATGGTTTATCTGGAGGAGGAAGCAGAGGCAGGCTGAAGTCCCGTACAAACCGGTTGATTCGGTTGTAGCAGAGCAGGAACTCCAGCCTTTGCAGAACTAG
- the LOC121795347 gene encoding aspartic proteinase 36-like isoform X2: MAWVLTLAILFFTTAVSAAVFRSNSPDYHSLTFLNNTITRGNAMILPLFFKQHALKDHFFTRRHLHASTIPHARMPLHDDLLLNGYYTTRLWIGTPPQRFALIVDTGSTVTYVPCSTCEQCGKHQDPKFQPESSITYEPLKCNIDCNCDTDREQCIYERQYAEMSSSSGVLGVDIISFGNLSDLQPQRATFGCENMETGDLYSQHADGIMGLGRGDLSIVDQLVDKGVISDSFSLCYGGMDVGGGSMVLGGISSPKEMVFSNSDPVRSPYYNIELNEIRVAGKKLPLNPKVFDGKHGTVLDSGTTYAYLPQAAFEAFKAAILKEAQSLKTIQGPDPNYNDICFSGAGSDAAQLSKAFPSAEMVFGNGQKLLLAPENYLFRHSKVHGAYCLGIFQNGKESTTLLGGIIVRNTLVTYDREHEKIGFWKTNCSELWERLHLSPASSSLPSDTDEVNSTTGMNPKLAPTGPPQPQTPGDVKIGLIKFSMLLTINYTELKPHIPELVQSIGKDLDVKPSQVQLTNYTAWGNETLLKWAIYPAQSDDYISNSTATKILSRLSGNELHLPDSFGSYKLSEWSMEPPPKRTWWKQHYLALVIAFSVVVVIGLVASGGWFIWRRKQRQAEVPYKPVDSVVAEQELQPLQN, from the exons ATGGCTTGGGTACTGACTCTCGCCATCCTCTTCTTCACCACCGCCGTCTCCGCCGCTGTATTTCGATCGAATTCTCCGGATTACCATTCGCTTACATTCCTCAATAACACCATTACCAGAGGCAACGCCATGATCTTGCCCCTCTTTTTCAAGCAGCACGCCCTCAAGGATCACTTTTTCACCCGCCGCCATCTCCACGCAAGCACCATCCCCCATGCTCGCATGCCTCTCCATGACGATCTCCTCCTTAACGG CTATTACACCACTCGGCTCTGGATCGGGACTCCGCCGCAGCGTTTCGCCCTCATAGTTGATACTGGCAGTACTGTTACTTATGTTCCTTGCTCCACTTGTGAACAGTGTGGAAAGCATCAG GATCCAAAGTTCCAACCGGAGTCGTCTATCACATATGAACCTCTAAAGTGCAATATTGATTGCAATTGCGATACTGATAGAGAACAATGTATTTATGAAAGACAATATGCTGAAATGAGTTCGAGCAGTGGGGTCTTGGGAGTAGACATAATTTCATTTGGCAATCTAAGTGATCTACAACCGCAACGAGCTACTTTTGGATGTGAGAATATGGAAACAGGGGATCTTTACAGCCAACATGCTGATGGGATAATGGGTTTAGGTCGTGGAGATCTTAGTATCGTGGATCAGCTTGTTGATAAAGGTGTAATCAGTGATTCATTCTCGTTATGCTATGGTGGAATGGATGTGGGTGGTGGTTCAATGGTTCTTGGAGGAATTTCCTCTCCTAAGGAGATGGTTTTTTCAAATTCCGACCCTGTTCGCAG TCCATATTACAATATAGAGCTGAATGAGATTCGTGTTGCTGGGAAAAAGCTGCCTCTAAATCCCAAGGTTTTTGATGGCAAACATGGAACTGTTCTGGATAGTGGCACAACCTATGCTTATCTTCCACAAGCTGCATTTGAGGCCTTTAAAGCAGCT attTTGAAGGAAGCCCAATCCCTCAAAACAATACAAGGGCCTGACCCTAACTATAATGATATCTGCTTCTCAGGCGCTGGAAG TGATGCTGCACAACTTTCAAAAGCTTTTCCATCCGCTGAAATGGTATTTGGTAATGGACAAAAGCTGTTGTTGGCCCCCGAAAATTATCTGTTCAGG CACTCGAAGGTCCATGGTGCATACTGTCTTGGGATCTTCCAGAATGGAAAGGAGTCAACTACTCTTTTGGGAG GTATAATTGTCCGGAATACACTTGTAACGTATGACCGTGAGCATGAGAAGATTGGTTTCTGGAAAACCAATTGCTCCGAGTTATGGGAGAGACTTCACTTATCGCCTGCCTCATCATCTCTTCCTTCAGACACAGATGAGGTGAACTCAACCACGGGCATGAATCCTAAACTTGCCCCAACTGGACCCCCTCAACCCCAAACTCCAG GAGATGTTAAAATTGGCTTGATAAAATTCTCTATGTTGTTGACCATCAACTACACGGAGCTGAAGCCTCACATCCCAGAACTTGTTCAGTCAATTGGAAAGGATTTAGATGTTAAGCCCTCTCAG GTTCAGTTGACGAACTACACTGCTTGGGGGAATGAGACGCTGTTAAAATGGGCTATTTATCCAGCACAATCTGATGATTATATCTCCAATAGTACCGCTACG AAAATTTTATCCAGGTTGAGTGGAAATGAGTTGCATCTCCCTGATAGTTTTGGAAGCTACAAATTGTCTGAATGGAGCATGGAGCCACCACCTAAGAG GACATGGTGGAAACAGCATTATTTGGCTTTGGTCATAGCATTTTCTGTAGTGGTTGTAATTGGACTAGTGGCATCTGGGGGATGGTTTATCTGGAGGAGGAAGCAGAGGCAGGCTGAAGTCCCGTACAAACCGGTTGATTCGGTTGTAGCAGAGCAGGAACTCCAGCCTTTGCAGAACTAG
- the LOC121795348 gene encoding trafficking protein particle complex subunit 6B-like — translation MVREVSESCVESLLSEIVLSYCSGFYANKPELAARRIEAIGFQVGHQLSERYTMDRPRFTDNLEAIKFICKDFWSELFKKQIDNLKTNHRGTFVLQDNRFRWLAHMSIDPLVQASGNIQDPSAMAENKSAQATGMHLYFPCGIIRGTLSNLGIECAVSADISNLPACSFVIRIKA, via the exons ATGGTGAGAGAAGTATCGGAAAGCTGTGTGGAGAGTTTGCTGTCGGAGATAGTGCTATCGTATTGCTCAGGCTTCTACGCCAACAAGCCCGAACTCGCAGCGCGGAGGATCGAAGCCATTGGCTTTCAGGTCGGTCACCAATTAAGTGAAAG GTACACAATGGATCGACCAAGGTTCACCGATAACCTGGAGGCCATCAAATTTATCTGTAAGGACTTTTGGTCCGAACTCTTCAAGAAACAGATAGATAACTTAAAGACAAATCATAGA GGTACTTTTGTATTGCAAGATAATCGATTTCGATGGCTAGCACATATGTCTATCGACCCATTAGTTCAAGCATCTGGCAATATTCAAGATCCTTCAGCAATGGCGGAAAACAAATCCGCTCAGGCTACTGGAATGCACCTATACTTTCCTTGTGGAATTATAAGAGGAACACTTTCAAATTTGGGAATAGAATGTGCAGTTTCTGCAGATATATCCAACCTCCCAGCAT GTTCTTTCGTTATCCGAATAAAAGCCTGA
- the LOC121794079 gene encoding receptor-like cytosolic serine/threonine-protein kinase RBK2 isoform X1: protein MADQKTQEIVPIRRKHAKNPSIGTPAYQKFAFSFPCSTSAQDLRAYETEQKDTSKEAVKYETETETETEAEEKPPIKKCGSKTSWGWRRFVKLWKKSPIKRIPVPKVVSRRKSRISRQNSFDIDNSPFKYTWKTFTYPQLKTATNNFSPENLIGKGGYSEVYKGCLANEECVAIKRLNKGVPEEDVFNFLSEIGIIAHLNHPNTARMIGYGVEGGAFLVLQLSPLGSLGAMLHNSDTKLEWSKRYKIMLGVAEGLHYLHECCERRIIHRDIKADNVLLSEDFEPQICDFGLSKWLPKHWSHHNATKFEGTFGYFAPEYFMHGIVDEKIDIFSFGVLLLELITGREAIDESKNSLVLWAKPLLDKNAVEELVDPSLENEYVAEQMGWVISTANLCIQESPVLRPQMHQVIELLRGESNEKRGSPKGKKKQSSHQRTYSEELSYVDEYNSTKCLIHPNNKHDNFQ from the exons ATGGCCGATCAAAAAACTCAAGAAATTGTTCCTATCCGCCG GAAACATGCAAAAAACCCTTCTATAGGAACACCAGCATACCAAAAGTTCGCATTCTCATTCCCTTGCTCTACTTCTGCACAAG aCTTGAGAGCTTACGAGACAGAGCAAAAAGACACGAGCAAGGAAGCCGTGAAATATGAGACGGAGACGGAGACGGAGACAGAGGCAGAGGAAAAACCACCGATAAAGAAATGCGGTAGCAAGACCTCGTGGGGGTGGAGAAGATTCGTGAAGCTTTGGAAGAAGAGCCCCATCAAGAGAATACCAGTGCCTAAAGTTGTCTCAAGAAGAAAAAGCAGAATTTCTAGGCAAAATAGTTTTGACATTGATAATAGCCCCTTCAAATATACTTGGAAAACTTTCACATATCCACAACTCAAAACTGCAACCAACAACTTTAGCCCAG AGAACTTGATTGGGAAAGGAGGTTATTCTGAAGTATACAAAGGGTGTTTGGCAAATGAGGAATGTGTAGCAATCAAGAGGCTGAACAAGGGAGTGCCAGAAGAGGATGTGTTTAATTTCTTATCTGAGATTGGAATCATTGCACATCTTAATCATCCAAACACAGCAAGAATGATTGGATATGGAGTTGAAGGAGGAGCAtttcttgttctccaattatCACCATTAGGAAGTTTGGGTGCAATGCTTCATA ATTCGGATACAAAATTGGAGTGGAGCAAGAGGTATAAGATAATGCTTGGGGTAGCAGAAGGCCTACATTATCTACATGAATGTTGCGAGAGAAGAATTATTCATAGAGATATTAAAGCCGATAACGTCCTTTTATCTGAAGATTTCGAGCCTCAG ATTTGTGATTTTGGGCTCTCAAAATGGTTACCCAAACATTGGTCCCATCACAATGCCACCAAGTTTGAAGGCACATTTGG ATACTTTGCTCCCGAGTATTTTATGCATGGAATCGTTGATGAGAAAATCGACATATTTTCTTTCGGTGTTCTACTTTTAGAGCTCATAACCGGGCGTGAAGCAATAGATGAGTCCAAGAACAGCCTTGTGCTTTGG GCAAAACCATTGCTGGATAAGAATGCAGTTGAGGAGCTAGTTGACCCAAGTTTGGAAAATGAGTATGTTGCAGAGCAAATGGGTTGGGTAATTTCGACTGCCAATTTGTGCATTCAGGAAAGTCCAGTTCTTAGGCCTCAAATGCACCAG GTGATTGAACTATTAAGAGGGGAAAGTAATGAAAAACGAGGGAGCCCAAAAGGAAAGAAGAAGCAGTCGTCGCATCAGAGAACTTACTCTGAAGAACTTTCTTATGTAGATGAATACAACTCAACTAAGTGTTTGATTCACCCTAATAATAAACATGATAATTTCCAATGA
- the LOC121794079 gene encoding receptor-like cytosolic serine/threonine-protein kinase RBK2 isoform X2, giving the protein MADQKTQEIVPIRRKHAKNPSIGTPAYQKFAFSFPCSTSAQDLRAYETEQKDTSKEAVKYETETETETEAEEKPPIKKCGSKTSWGWRRFVKLWKKSPIKRIPVPKVVSRRKSRISRQNSFDIDNSPFKYTWKTFTYPQLKTATNNFSPDSDTKLEWSKRYKIMLGVAEGLHYLHECCERRIIHRDIKADNVLLSEDFEPQICDFGLSKWLPKHWSHHNATKFEGTFGYFAPEYFMHGIVDEKIDIFSFGVLLLELITGREAIDESKNSLVLWAKPLLDKNAVEELVDPSLENEYVAEQMGWVISTANLCIQESPVLRPQMHQVIELLRGESNEKRGSPKGKKKQSSHQRTYSEELSYVDEYNSTKCLIHPNNKHDNFQ; this is encoded by the exons ATGGCCGATCAAAAAACTCAAGAAATTGTTCCTATCCGCCG GAAACATGCAAAAAACCCTTCTATAGGAACACCAGCATACCAAAAGTTCGCATTCTCATTCCCTTGCTCTACTTCTGCACAAG aCTTGAGAGCTTACGAGACAGAGCAAAAAGACACGAGCAAGGAAGCCGTGAAATATGAGACGGAGACGGAGACGGAGACAGAGGCAGAGGAAAAACCACCGATAAAGAAATGCGGTAGCAAGACCTCGTGGGGGTGGAGAAGATTCGTGAAGCTTTGGAAGAAGAGCCCCATCAAGAGAATACCAGTGCCTAAAGTTGTCTCAAGAAGAAAAAGCAGAATTTCTAGGCAAAATAGTTTTGACATTGATAATAGCCCCTTCAAATATACTTGGAAAACTTTCACATATCCACAACTCAAAACTGCAACCAACAACTTTAGCCCAG ATTCGGATACAAAATTGGAGTGGAGCAAGAGGTATAAGATAATGCTTGGGGTAGCAGAAGGCCTACATTATCTACATGAATGTTGCGAGAGAAGAATTATTCATAGAGATATTAAAGCCGATAACGTCCTTTTATCTGAAGATTTCGAGCCTCAG ATTTGTGATTTTGGGCTCTCAAAATGGTTACCCAAACATTGGTCCCATCACAATGCCACCAAGTTTGAAGGCACATTTGG ATACTTTGCTCCCGAGTATTTTATGCATGGAATCGTTGATGAGAAAATCGACATATTTTCTTTCGGTGTTCTACTTTTAGAGCTCATAACCGGGCGTGAAGCAATAGATGAGTCCAAGAACAGCCTTGTGCTTTGG GCAAAACCATTGCTGGATAAGAATGCAGTTGAGGAGCTAGTTGACCCAAGTTTGGAAAATGAGTATGTTGCAGAGCAAATGGGTTGGGTAATTTCGACTGCCAATTTGTGCATTCAGGAAAGTCCAGTTCTTAGGCCTCAAATGCACCAG GTGATTGAACTATTAAGAGGGGAAAGTAATGAAAAACGAGGGAGCCCAAAAGGAAAGAAGAAGCAGTCGTCGCATCAGAGAACTTACTCTGAAGAACTTTCTTATGTAGATGAATACAACTCAACTAAGTGTTTGATTCACCCTAATAATAAACATGATAATTTCCAATGA
- the LOC121793869 gene encoding E3 ubiquitin-protein ligase ATL6-like: MKEQLFTTVTKCHRIFFLFLFLSQGAAQSGPTPENNPTMYARFTPSMAVIISILVAALFFMGFFAIYIRHCFDSSGGASVSRGGLSLLRARRAAAARGLEPSVIETFPTFSYSEVKDHKIGKGALECAVCLNEFEDDETLRLLPKCDHVFHPDCIDAWLASHTTCPVCRADLIPQTGFEPVQPPDDAVVISELRDNDQQIVIQVDEEERNPSFEVPNRRPKMVGLGKFRSHSTGHSLVQPGENLERFTLRLPEGVRKEVMDRAKLNRSRSLAAGLEREGSSRKGYRTGGEEGSSRAGRFNKRLELPGRGANADRWVFFTRGISFRSPRVVAESSKTPVKMPSFKCLEPKTDGDDNRPFSEPPPV; encoded by the coding sequence ATGAAGGAGCAGCTCTTCACCACCGTCACCAAATGCCACcgcatcttcttcctcttcctcttcctctcacAGGGGGCAGCCCAATCGGGCCCCACCCCGGAAAACAACCCCACCATGTACGCCCGCTTCACCCCCTCCATGGCTGTCATCATATCCATCCTCGTCGCCGCGCTCTTCTTCATGGGCTTCTTCGCCATCTACATCCGCCACTGCTTCGACTCCTCTGGTGGGGCCAGCGTCAGCCGCGGCGGCCTCTCCCTCCTCAGGGCacgccgcgccgccgccgcccgcggGCTGGAGCCGTCGGTGATCGAGACGTTCCCGACCTTCTCCTACTCGGAGGTGAAGGACCACAAGATCGGCAAGGGCGCGCTCGAGTGCGCCGTCTGCCTCAACGAGTTTGAGGACGACGAAACGCTGCGTTTGCTGCCCAAGTGCGACCACGTCTTCCACCCCGACTGCATCGACGCCTGGCTCGCTTCGCACACCACCTGCCCGGTCTGCCGGGCCGATCTCATCCCCCAGACCGGTTTCGAACCGGTCCAACCGCCTGACGATGCAGTGGTAATAAGTGAATTGAGAGACAACGACCAGCAGATTGTAATCCAAGTGGACGAAGAAGAGCGAAACCCGAGCTTCGAGGTGCCAAACCGGAGGCCGAAAATGGTCGGTTTGGGTAAGTTCCGGTCGCATTCGACCGGGCACTCGCTGGTCCAACCGGGTGAGAATCTCGAGCGCTTTACTCTGAGGTTACCCGAGGGAGTGAGGAAGGAGGTGATGGACCGGGCAAAGCTGAACCGGTCTAGAAGTCTTGCGGCCGGACTAGAAAGAGAAGGAAGTTCGAGAAAAGGATACCGGACCGGGGGAGAAGAGGGCAGCAGCCGGGCCGGGAGGTTCAATAAGAGACTCGAGCTACCCGGTCGAGGAGCGAATGCGGACCGGTGGGTGTTTTTCACGAGAGGGATATCGTTCCGATCGCCGAGGGTGGTGGCGGAGAGCAGCAAGACGCCGGTGAAGATGCCTTCGTTCAAGTGCTTGGAACCAAAAACCGACGGGGATGACAACCGACCATTTTCTGAGCCGCCGCCGGTTTAG